The following nucleotide sequence is from Trifolium pratense cultivar HEN17-A07 linkage group LG2, ARS_RC_1.1, whole genome shotgun sequence.
GATTTTGCTGATACCCAATTCATGAAATTTCTCTCTGATGGATATGAAAAGGGAAAGTTTGAAACTTTAAGTAGCAAAGAAGGGAATTTAGGTCAAGTAATATTCATATTGACAAAAGGTGGATCCACAAGCATTGAAGAGAAGAACAAAAAACCTGTTATCAATTTGTTATGGCAAATCAGTGAAATTAAACCTAATTTCTTGAGCCCCAAGAGAAAAGCTGAATTGGATTTGTTTTCCAAAATCAAGAACCCtagaattgaagagaatgaaaaGGGGTTATTGATTTCTGAGCAAGGAAGCAAAAAGACTGGATTTTTAAGACAATCAAGCTTTAACAGTAACACTAACACTCTTGATCTGAACATGAAAgctgatgaagaagaagaaaatggtgAAGGTAAAGAAAAAAGGGAAAGTAGCTCAATTTCAAGTGATTTAACTAGAGAAGCTATAGTTAATCCATTGAACTCAAATGGGTTTCTTGATTCAATTGAGAACAAGTTTGAGTTTAACACAAATTCAGATAAAGACAGAGAAAAGACAGAATTTTTTCTGTTTAAAATTAAAGGGTCATTTGAAGATGTTTGTGGTAAACAAAAAGTGGTGAATTTAAGTGTAGATGAAAAAGTGATTAAAGAAATGTGTTTGGggtgttgttgttttttcacTAACAAAATGTTTGAGAAATGGCTGAAAGACATTTTTCAAAGCAGTTTAGAAACAGTTAACTTTGGAGGGAAGGAGGGTATACattttaggctttgtttgggTGATAGAAATTGGGATAGTGGGTTTATGGGTTCTTCTCTACCTAAGAGTATTCAAGTTAACTACTTGGTAGAGTAAAGTAATTTTGGGTACTTAAGGGTTTTCTTGTAAAATTGTCCACATGGTGTAAAATGGGATAGTTTGTGACTTTGTGTAACTTCTAAATTTCATAGTAGTATGTGTCTGTTTTTATCCTTAATTCTCTTGTAACCATTATGTTTATGTTAATCAATTTTTGCAGTTTAATTCTAACATAATGCCACCAATTTGGTAAAGGTTAGAGAATTGAGACATGATTTTCATACTATGCAATGAAAATAGTTcgatgcttataaaaaaatgaaaatagttcgatcataatcataatcaaaaGATACtcaataaataagtaaataaataaactaaaacattataattaatGGTTAAAATGGGATGATTGAGATTATAAGGAATCCACTTCCAATTCtaatatattgtgtttttaacCTTCTGATTAGAGTATTTCTTCCATCAATCCACTAAATGAGTTCTTTACCCTCTCTTTTATCTCTTCAGATAAAACTTGAATTTTATTACGACTGAAAAGAATCAATATCGATAGTCCTTTTTGGCTCTGATGGCCGTCCCTTTGCATCGTCGATCATCTCATACTCAGATTCCAACATCCAGCTCGGAGTATTTCTTCCATCAGTCCACCAAATGAGTTCTTTACCCTCTCTTTTATCTCTTCAGATAAAACCTGAATTTTATTACGAACAATTTTTAAGTAGAATTTATTAGTCATTTAAATTCAATCACttggttaaaaaataaataattctcTTTACAAATTGTGCACCGTACTTTTgttaatgaaaatatttttggagTATTATTTTTGTCATCTCCTTCATCATGTGCTGCGATCAAATTCTATCAAAGAACATACATACATGATGATTACTATTATGTAGGGCTTCGGCCATGCACAAATATACATGCAATTATGCAactaacaaaagaaaatcaaactaTTAATAATCAATCATCGATAAATTTATCTTCCTAATTCACTACAAGACAAAGTTGATTCTTCCAAATCTGTTTCTTCAGAACTCTAAATCATTACTTTTGACCTAAAGGCTAAAGGTTAGTGTATGATTGGACTGCGGAAGTGCACCTTTTTTTCCCATCTTAGAACAATATCATTGATTTGATTTTCTTCGTTAGTTTAAGGTATGATCGTAACATTCTATATTGCTTTAGCATAAGTACTCGAGTGTCCTTCTGTTTTAATTACGTAATAAAATTGTCCTATGATAAGTGGATGATCAATCATAGACATGGACATCATTGTGCAACTTAGTAAAGTAgtctatattaattaaaaaacaaacttaGTGTTTTTAATCATAGTTTATAAaggtaattataaaaatatttcgttttcaaaattttatttaaaattcttaTATCTAAAATCAAGTGTTTTAAATTAATGAAACAAAATGTTATTTCAAAAGCAAGTTGGTCACACATTTTAATACAAAATGGCATACTCAATACAATAGCCACAATTTTTCacttttagttaaaaaaaaaaaaaaaacttacaagaATCAACATATATATTCAAATGATATAGagaaatttaaatctaaaaaagtGATAaggaaattaaatttttaaataagatCATGGATCTAAATTTTGTAAAGGAAAAACATACAATTGAATCACATCAACTACTAGCACCATGGACCATGGTTTTATTATTTCccgcaaaacaaaacaaaaaactactTAAATACAAGCTacattatataattattgtTAGTGAGATTTAGTGAAGATTGACTTGATCGAGAATATTCGAGTTCAAATTCTAACTAGAACaaaattttatcattatttatctatctcatggtcgaatcacaaaatattattaatatttatcgTCCTAAAAATCATAaggttaagacaaaaaaaaatacaatttatattATTCTATTAGCAATGCAATAATACATTTCTAAGAGAAATTGAATGACTCTTCGTAAAGTCAAAGTCCTAGCAAAAAGCAAAATAACACCAAGTCAAAGTCCTAGCAACTCACATTAAAATACGAAGATCTGTTTATTTAAGGGGTTAACATCTTTTAGTAGGTGTGTTTCCTTATTCAGGACCCACAAACCAAGAAGAACGAACCCTTGTGTATTTATTTACATGATGTATTTGCAATTTCGATTTAGAAATTAATATGACAACATATCACACTTTCATAAACTAAATTGGTGATTGTTTAcccctttttcttttattaaactaacatcttcattaaaaaaaaaaaaattaaacacctTAACATCTTCATTCTCTTTCCTCGGAAGATTTCTCTTTTCACCTCCCTATTTCTGGGAGGAGAAAACTTCCCTTGATCCAACCAAAAAGCCCAACATCTAGGTTGTGGGCTCAATTACTTATAACCCAAAGCCAACAAAAAAGTCACACACACGTTTCAACTCCAATAATGAGACACGGTAGGTTGGTTCACCAACTCCCATGGGTCCCACCCACCAACCAATCCACTAACTCCCTACggttataactttttttttatataataaaatatttttcactaATCTCTTTCACCAATTTTCATCGCTGAAACAACAATGGCACCGGAATCGGAGATTCCTCTAAATTTCTGGGGCAACATGCCCGAAGAAGAATACTACACCTCTCAAGGAGTACGTAACACTAAATCACACTTTGAAACTCCCAACGGTAAAATCTTCACACAATCCTTTCTCCCACTCAACGCTGATATCAAAGCCACCGTTTACATGACTCACGGCTACGGCTCCGACACCGGCTGGCTCTTCCAAAAAATCTGCATCAATTTCGCCACCTGGGGTTACGCCGTTTTCACCGCCGATCTCTTAGGTCACGGCCGTTCCGATGGTCTCCGTTGCTACCTCGGCGACATGGAAAAGGTCGCCGCCACCTCACTTTCATATTTCCTCGACGTCCGTCGTAGTCAACCTTACAACAACCTCCCGGCGTTTCTGTTCGGTGAGTCAATGGGTGGTTTAGCTACAATGCTGATGTACTTTCAATCAGAACCGGACACGTGGACGGGTTTGATATTCTCGGCGCCGCTTTTCGTGATTCCCGAGGATATGAAACCTAGTAAGGTTCATTTATTTGTGTACGGTCTTTTGTTTGGTTTAGCTGACACGTGGGCTGCTATGCCTGATAACAAAATGGTTGGAAAAGCGATTAGGGATCCAAATAAGCTGAAGATTATTGCTTCTAATCCAAGAAGGTATACGGGCCCACCTAGAGTTGGGACCATGAGGGAACTTCTCAGGGTTACTCAGTATGTACAAGATCATTTCTCTAATGTAACGGTGCCGTTTCTTACGGCACATGGTACTGCTGATGGTGTCACGTGCCCTTCTTCTTCTAAGCTTTTGTATGAGAAAGCTTCATCTAAGGATAAGACTTTGAAGCTTTATGATGGAATGTATCATTCTTTGATTCAAGGGGAGCCTGATGAGTCTGCTAATCTTGTGTTGGGAGATATGAGGGAGTGGATTGATGAGAGGGTCCGAAAGTATGGACCTAGGAACAAttctctataaaaataaaaaacaaagttgtattttctttttacttttatttttcatacaaATTTTTAGTTTGGAAGTACTTTGTCTCAATAATCAAGACTTGATTAAGGACTAATGAAATTATTGTGACTATATGAGCTGTGTTATTGGTATAGTATATGATGTTCTTCTTTTATATCATTCTATTCATAAACATTACGATTTGCAGTTCAATATGTTTGTAACCAAGAATTAGCAAGTGAAGAATTTACGGGATTGCAATTAAAATTCACATATCTTTCTTCTATTTAGTAGTGGCATTGATTGAATAACACTATAACACCTCCCACGAGATAAGAGTAAAAAGAGTGAGTATTATACAATATTTGGAAAACACAAAACTACAACTTAACACTATTCTTGAAGTTGGTGCTTCTCGGAAACGGATTTCCTGTAGTAACCGTGTTGACGCAGTTTTTGCTCCCAACCGTCGGATTTAATCCAACGGCTGAGATCTTTAAAGATCGTAAATCAACAGTCGTGATTAATTACTGTGTCTTACTGTGCTCTTTCAACAACCAACAGTCGTGATTAATTACTGTGTATTACTGTGCTTTTTCAACAACAGTAGATATGGATTCgtacttctcaacaatgctacAAAATCTTTGGGAATGGCCATAGAAACATTAAATGGCCATAGAAACATTAAAATTTACCCTCTGTTAAGGCTAAAAAATAAAGGCCATGGTAGTGACGAAATATGAAGACATaatcaaaatgaataaaatgaataattgaATAACATTCAAATAATCAGCATTAACACTGCTGAACACAGTATAGCAGCTCAGAGCAGTGGAGGGAGAAAGATGATAATGCTTGCGTTTTTCCATATAGCACAAGCACatatttatacaaaataaagaccgttccaaaataaaaataaacacattaaaAATAGGAGAAAGAACTTTCCTTGTGAGGTTGCCTCATATATTTACATTTGTTCGAAAACTTACTTGATAGAGTAAGGGGTGAAGTTACACATCAAGAAAAGCTAGTATACAAAAAGATAGGTGACTTAGCATGACTCTCTAACCAGTTACTAATCTAAAATCTGGTTATGTATTTTACGGCATATACGACAGGGTGACAACACTAACCAATTACTAGCGAGGCCAAATAACTTACAATGATTTGGGAAGTATTCTATTAGAGGAATCCTCAGTAACACATAAGTCTGTGCTTGATAAATCTATTGCAGTTTCAAGGTTGAGCAAAGGTTTGAGTCTTCTATGAACCTCGTCACTCAGAATATTGATCTCTTCGACAATCATTGCTAAAGCAGAGTTGCAAGACTGCTCATCCCTAAACGCCAATGTCCATCTTCCATCAACCaaactttttgttttaattctCCCGTAGTCATTCGATTTGGCAGGATCTAAAAAGGGTAAAGAGGATGACCGGATCCGCAAGTGTAACCATGTTGAGTGTTTATCATCAATCCTGGGCTAAATAATGAGGACATATATTAATCAAAAGAATAAGAATATTATACAAAGTTGAAGCAATTATATACAAGAAAATGTTTCAAAATACATTAACAAAATTATTCTGTATGTGAAccaacaaaattaattgaaatGAATTATTAGCAAACTAATTTAGAATACCACCAAAGtgctaattattaattattttgcaaacaaacttataatcaTTAACCAATTGAGGGCTGTTTATTCCTAAGTTGAGGCCATTTTGCAAATGATTTTGTACCATGACTGTCAACTAACCAAATGAAGTGACTCaagattaagaagaaaaattagTGGATAACAATACATACATCACAACCAGCCAGAGGTGCAGTGACCCGAACAATTCCATGGGATTTTTGTGATGGCAATTCTTCTGCAAGAACAAGCCAGCCAGATATTCCTAAAGAGATTGCTCGAAAGCAAAAATGGTGTTCTTTGCCACTCTTGAAAGCAATTCTACAAGGCACTGCATTAActgcaaaagaaaaataagataaatttaaaaataatctatgaCCAAAGCCATTACATAAATAAACTTCAAAACAGGTAACCCTATGTCTAAGCCGTATTTATTTGTTGTCAATCATTAGTTAGCCACTTGGTTAAAAAGTTTGgtatttattattattggttGGCGACTATGTCTAAGCCATATTTCTTTGTTGACAATCATTAGTTCGTCCCTTGGTTAAAAAGTTTGGTATTTATTATTGGTTGGTTAACTACCTCAGCAATACCAGTATAGATGATATGAGAAACTTCAGTTCAGAATTCAGATGACTAACCAAGGCTGATTTCAGTGCCTGCCTTTGGGCCTGATGCATCAAGCCCAGAAGTCTGGGCACGACGATTTGTGGGAAGATCACCAGTAGGGTCAATTGGAGGTTGCTCAGGTAAAGCTCTCCCAAGAGTGAATAACTGAAGTTGGTGCAGTAGTACAAATACCTAAATGAGAAAGGAAACAACAAAAACCTCTTCATATAAAGGTACGCAATATATGAAGAACCAGAATTGAGAATCACAGTATTCTAATTTTTCATGCCAGTCTGCActtgaaaaagaaagaatgtgTGCTAGGGATTAAATAAGCACAGACCTTGACCAGTTCCTGCATTCTTTCTCCCACAGCAAATGATGATCCCTTTGGAGTGTCATCTGTAGGAgcaataaaaatatcatattaagGCCTATTTACTCTTCTCTTCGTCCATAACAAAGGCAACCAACCAAAGGACATATGAATTTTGAAATGGGTAGAAGAATACCTTCTAAAGAAAATTTATAATGTGGATGTGGCAGCAAAAGCACGCAGTTTGGTTCTTTCGGAGGAGATGATGATTCCATTGCTGCAGTTACAAAACTTTCTAGTTCAAACACACAAGTAGACCTCTCAAACATAGCAACAATCAAGCAGAACAGAATATCATATAAGAATCACCTCTTTTGCACTTTCGCCACTCATCACATAGAACAGAAATAAGGAAGTCGGTCCAGATGCCTTTAACCTCCTCTACAAGAGCAGCAGCACAATTGTTGTAAGAAACCTGTATTAGAGCAGAAACTTGCTATAATTGCATTAGGAGAGGCAAAACAATGTTTTTTCCCAAATAGATAACTTTTTTTACATTCTTAGTGTATATCTTTTTCATGAATTTCTATGACCATGGTTACAAAAATGTGGCTATTCTATTGCAGGCATCATGTAGCAAAGAGGAAAcgtaaattatataaaattacaatcTTTCAAACCACCCATTTACTACTTTTACTAAGACAAACAATCAGCAAAGTGGTGAAGtgtttttttaacattttcctataaTCATCTCTGTGTTTTAATTTTGTATTCTCCCATCACTAACTCtccatttctttattattattgacgTAAACATAACTGTTCTTTTAAGTTGGATATAACGGAAGTCACTCAAATGGGAATGGTAAATTCATATAAAGACccatatgttttataaattagttgattgttattgatttaaattacaaatatatttgCGTAATTAAGggttaataaaattttaattccATTATGTAATTTGTATCGGTATCTTTTCTCAAATTGCTCAGCTTCCTCAAATGGTCTACTGAAGTGATAATCTTACAAAGTAGAaagtaattattatattttcacAATAGCAACCACCAATATTACGTTAAGATACAAAGAAAACCTGTGaacttttatatatttgtaaGCACTATATAATCATAAAAGAATGTTTTATGCACTTGAGGGTATGTTAAGAAAAATGTCACGTTCTTACTTTCAACAATTCAAGGTGATGGCTGTTGAATTCTGATTCACTGTAAGGAAGCAACCGACGCAAAAGCCAACCACCCTCCCATAGAGTCACCGCAGATATATTAGAGCGGCAAAAAAGGTTCACCAATGCATCAATCACCTGAAATTCAGGTACACAGTATTTAAGTAATAAACTTAAACAACACAAACTAAGATTCCaattaaaggagaagaaaacCATCCATGGGCAATGTTATTTATGAGTGTATCTTGTCTTTGTATGTGAAAGGAGAGATCCATTGTAAGGGGCTACCCCTGGAGAGAATTGTATTCTCCATTTACTGTTTTTGCTTTTCAATAATGCAGTTCCACAATTTTGGTTCTTCCTATCTAATTTCTATTTTCTGAGCTCCTAGCACATATGTGTTTTGCGCTATGCCAGCATGGCTTATGGCATATCCACCATTTTTGCACTAATCTTCCTCTATTTCCCTTTAAGTGGAGTCAGCACAGCTATGATGTTATAATTCCTGATTTATATTAAAGTTTGAAGAGAAACTGTTTACCACTAAATCTTTCTggttgtttgattttgtttgattATAGTTCTACTTGACCTATTGGGTTACCATATAGTTTTGCTAAATCTATGGGATTATCATCCATTGTCCAACCTCCTTATTACCAGTGTCTCTACAAATCTTCCATAAAAGCCCAAACCATCTAAAGTTAACTTTCTCGCCAGTAATTGTATTTCTAATCCTAGTTTGTGTAATCACTCATTCATTGTCATTTCTGCGACACTCAATTTAACATTCTTGTTTTACCATGTTGAAAAAAACCCATGTCCCACATAGAAAATATATAAGGTCTgacaagagtttataaagagagGCATCCctccggttttgtaaggatgggTTAGcccaatataaaaatctaatatggtatcagagtctagTCTATCGATCGagccacccaccatttatatacacacaccaagcccaatagtgttgggcatAAGGGAGTGTATTGGGAAAAACCCAAGTCCCGCCTAGAAAAGATATAAGACCTGATAGTGTTGGGCGTAAGGGAGTATATAAAGAGAGGCACCCTCACCTTACAGGCCAATTTTGAAAGGATGAGTTATGcccaatataaaaatctaatataccataacacaataaaaaaaaattgttcaatttgtAGTTAAAGTATGAAATTAATTCAACCTCCATAAGAAAAAAAGTCTCAAATGCAGATTGTATTTAATCTCTGCTAGTCGTGTAGGACACTGCTAAGACCAGCTCTCTGTACTTCAACCAAATAGGCTTCTTTTTTACTTGATGGAATAACAATTGAGCTTATGAGTTGACCTTCTTATAATTGCAAAGATCCCAAACAAATTCATGTTTAAAATCCAAATCAAACTATTTTTTGAGGAAAAACCTCTGGTTTGAGTTTGCCAGCACTGTGCAGAGTACAAGTTCTATACAAAGACTGCACTCTGCAATTTCCAAGTCCATTCCCATTTGTGATTTTTGTCAGATACTTTTCCTTTAGtctgttaataaaaaaaagttatatttgtGTTGAAAAGACTAAACAGGTCACGTGCTGCAGGAACATCAGTTGTTCCATTCCAGCATAGTGAGCTGGAACAGTAACACACTGCATATTGGAATGGGCAACCCAAATGCAGGGTTGCGAAGATTTGGTAACTATACATGGAACTCCTATATCCACTACCATAAATCCGAATCATTGAGTACTCTAAGGTTACAGTTCTATAATCTTAAATGAAAAGATGAACCTACCAATTATCAGTCAAGGAATTTAACATGCTATGGAGAAACTAttacaaacaacaacaaaaaaaaacactatatcAATATCAGCAAGACAACGAGATACCAACATTACCTGAAATCTATTTACATGAGGGCTATTTCCAACAACAGAAGACTGACAAGATATTCCGTACCGATcctgtgatacatggaaaatgTAAAGAAGCCAGCATCAAGAAAAGGAGATTCTAAAATCTATATAATTTCagtgaaaattaaaatagataaatgatTTCTGAAGAGTAGGAATTGGAAACCTTGATCTTGTCGTGATACACATCAATATCACTACCAGTGCTATCCCTTGTCAAGCTGCTTTTGGAAGAAAAAAGTTCCTCTTCACCTGAACTCTCACCAACTAAAGCTTGCTGCACCAATATATAACGTCAATAAAATGATATGTCAACAATAAATCAAATGTGCCTTACCAATAAGAGCTTCTTATGTTGTTTGCGCTGCGGAAGAATTCCAAGCCCATCTAGCATTGATTCATCAAGTTCTGTAGAACAAACTTTACTAAGTAAACAAAAAAGGATGCAATAGATACGCAATTATGTTTGTGTCTGCATGTGTACTGTGTAGATATAAAACCTTTAGTTTTCAGTAGAGTAGCAAGTACACTCAAAGAACCCAATACTTGTATATCATCTCCTTTTGTTACATATGCAAGCAAAACATCCCTACATCAATAATGAGTCATAAGAATAGTAGTAGTAATGAGACATCTTATAAATAATGTTTAAGAACACAAATCCattggaataaaaaaaattatcgttaaaaaaaaaaaagatgttaaCAAGATATATATAAACCATATATAacactttgtcaaaaaaaaaaaagcatatataACACAAAAGTtaccaaaaatattattatttatttgaagcAT
It contains:
- the LOC123906044 gene encoding protein TRANSPARENT TESTA 9-like isoform X1, producing the protein MYDSTIMWNSFWRSRDRFSLDQLRYLTDQLTKVQVVNEVNKDFVIEALRSIAELMTYGDQHDPSYFEYFMEKQVMGEFVRILKLSKTVSVPLQLLQTVSILVQNLRNEHAIYYLFSNEHINYLITYSFDFQNEELLSYYISFLRAISGKLNKNTVSLLVKIRGDEVVSFPLYVEAIRFAFHEENMVRTAVRAVTLNVYHVGDDSVNRYISSVPHKDYFSNLISFFRKQSIDLNKLVSHTLINPGPDSTSTIIAAIDEIEDNLYYVSDIVSAGIPDVGRLITDSILTVLIFPLLLPSLRIAIDNDNDIQSGVVTSLYLLCCILRIIKIKDLANTIAAALFYPSEAFTKSFGGKFNSHISDYGFPSEYLVSNNHNLTKSDIRHSMFNVPHSSSSSGFHPEGVLMQNDCSNSNLSLRDVLLAYVTKGDDIQVLGSLSVLATLLKTKELDESMLDGLGILPQRKQHKKLLLQALVGESSGEEELFSSKSSLTRDSTGSDIDVYHDKIKDRYGISCQSSVVGNSPHVNRFQVIDALVNLFCRSNISAVTLWEGGWLLRRLLPYSESEFNSHHLELLKQVSALIQVSYNNCAAALVEEVKGIWTDFLISVLCDEWRKCKRAMESSSPPKEPNCVLLLPHPHYKFSLEDDTPKGSSFAVGERMQELVKVFVLLHQLQLFTLGRALPEQPPIDPTGDLPTNRRAQTSGLDASGPKAGTEISLAVNAVPCRIAFKSGKEHHFCFRAISLGISGWLVLAEELPSQKSHGIVRVTAPLAGCDPRIDDKHSTWLHLRIRSSSLPFLDPAKSNDYGRIKTKSLVDGRWTLAFRDEQSCNSALAMIVEEINILSDEVHRRLKPLLNLETAIDLSSTDLCVTEDSSNRILPKSL
- the LOC123906044 gene encoding protein TRANSPARENT TESTA 9-like isoform X7 is translated as MYDSTIMWNSFWRSRDRFSLDQLRYLTDQLTKVQVVNEVNKDFVIEALRSIAELMTYGDQHDPSYFEYFMEKQVMGEFVRILKLSKTVSVPLQLLQTVSILVQNLRNEHAIYYLFSNEHINYLITYSFDFQNEELLSYYISFLRAISGKLNKNTVSLLVKIRGDEVVSFPLYVEAIRFAFHEENMVRTAVRAVTLNVYHVGDDSVNRYISSVPHKDYFSNLISFFRKQSIDLNKLVSHTLINPGPDSTSTIIAAIDEIEDNLYYVSDIVSAGIPDVGRLITDSILTVLIFPLLLPSLRIAIDNDNDIQSGVVTSLYLLCCILRIIKIKDLANTIAAALFYPSEAFTKSFGGFHPEGVLMQNDCSNSNLSLRDVLLAYVTKGDDIQVLGSLSVLATLLKTKELDESMLDGLGILPQRKQHKKLLLQALVGESSGEEELFSSKSSLTRDSTGSDIDVYHDKIKDRYGISCQSSVVGNSPHVNRFQVIDALVNLFCRSNISAVTLWEGGWLLRRLLPYSESEFNSHHLELLKQVSALIQVSYNNCAAALVEEVKGIWTDFLISVLCDEWRKCKRAMESSSPPKEPNCVLLLPHPHYKFSLEDDTPKGSSFAVGERMQELVKVFVLLHQLQLFTLGRALPEQPPIDPTGDLPTNRRAQTSGLDASGPKAGTEISLVNAVPCRIAFKSGKEHHFCFRAISLGISGWLVLAEELPSQKSHGIVRVTAPLAGCDPRIDDKHSTWLHLRIRSSSLPFLDPAKSNDYGRIKTKSLVDGRWTLAFRDEQSCNSALAMIVEEINILSDEVHRRLKPLLNLETAIDLSSTDLCVTEDSSNRILPKSL
- the LOC123906044 gene encoding protein TRANSPARENT TESTA 9-like isoform X8, with translation MYDSTIMWNSFWRSRDRFSLDQLRYLTDQLTKVQVVNEVNKDFVIEALRSIAELMTYGDQHDPSYFEYFMEKQVMGEFVRILKLSKTVSVPLQLLQTVSILVQNLRNEHAIYYLFSNEHINYLITYSFDFQNEELLSYYISFLRAISGKLNKNTVSLLVKIRGDEVVSFPLYVEAIRFAFHEENMVRTAVRAVTLNVYHVGDDSVNRYISSVPHKDYFSNLISFFRKQSIDLNKLVSHTLINPGPDSTSTIIAAIDEIEDNLYYVSDIVSAGIPDVGRLITDSILTVLIFPLLLPSLRIAIDNDNDIQSGVVTSLYLLCCILRIIKIKDLANTIAAALFYPSEAFTKSFGGFHPEGVLMQNDCSNSNLSLRDVLLAYVTKGDDIQVLGSLSVLATLLKTKELDESMLDGLGILPQRKQHKKLLLQALVGESSGEEELFSSKSSLTRDSTGSDIDVYHDKIKDRYGISCQSSVVGNSPHVNRFQVIDALVNLFCRSNISAVTLWEGGWLLRRLLPYSESEFNSHHLELLKVSYNNCAAALVEEVKGIWTDFLISVLCDEWRKCKRAMESSSPPKEPNCVLLLPHPHYKFSLEDDTPKGSSFAVGERMQELVKVFVLLHQLQLFTLGRALPEQPPIDPTGDLPTNRRAQTSGLDASGPKAGTEISLVNAVPCRIAFKSGKEHHFCFRAISLGISGWLVLAEELPSQKSHGIVRVTAPLAGCDPRIDDKHSTWLHLRIRSSSLPFLDPAKSNDYGRIKTKSLVDGRWTLAFRDEQSCNSALAMIVEEINILSDEVHRRLKPLLNLETAIDLSSTDLCVTEDSSNRILPKSL
- the LOC123906044 gene encoding protein TRANSPARENT TESTA 9-like isoform X6, whose amino-acid sequence is MYDSTIMWNSFWRSRDRFSLDQLRYLTDQLTKVQVVNEVNKDFVIEALRSIAELMTYGDQHDPSYFEYFMEKQVMGEFVRILKLSKTVSVPLQLLQTVSILVQNLRNEHAIYYLFSNEHINYLITYSFDFQNEELLSYYISFLRAISGKLNKNTVSLLVKIRGDEVVSFPLYVEAIRFAFHEENMVRTAVRAVTLNVYHVGDDSVNRYISSVPHKDYFSNLISFFRKQSIDLNKLVSHTLINPGPDSTSTIIAAIDEIEDNLYYVSDIVSAGIPDVGRLITDSILTVLIFPLLLPSLRIAIDNDIQSGVVTSLYLLCCILRIIKIKDLANTIAAALFYPSEAFTKSFGGFHPEGVLMQNDCSNSNLSLRDVLLAYVTKGDDIQVLGSLSVLATLLKTKELDESMLDGLGILPQRKQHKKLLLQALVGESSGEEELFSSKSSLTRDSTGSDIDVYHDKIKDRYGISCQSSVVGNSPHVNRFQVIDALVNLFCRSNISAVTLWEGGWLLRRLLPYSESEFNSHHLELLKQVSALIQVSYNNCAAALVEEVKGIWTDFLISVLCDEWRKCKRAMESSSPPKEPNCVLLLPHPHYKFSLEDDTPKGSSFAVGERMQELVKVFVLLHQLQLFTLGRALPEQPPIDPTGDLPTNRRAQTSGLDASGPKAGTEISLAVNAVPCRIAFKSGKEHHFCFRAISLGISGWLVLAEELPSQKSHGIVRVTAPLAGCDPRIDDKHSTWLHLRIRSSSLPFLDPAKSNDYGRIKTKSLVDGRWTLAFRDEQSCNSALAMIVEEINILSDEVHRRLKPLLNLETAIDLSSTDLCVTEDSSNRILPKSL